A single window of Sphingobacterium sp. ML3W DNA harbors:
- a CDS encoding response regulator, whose amino-acid sequence MSKPFLRNLQIGFGFSLLLLLTSSTASYISIKEQINSRTKVDHSRRVIASANRILSNLQNAETGQRGYHLTGKESFLAPYQNSLELLPQSLNRTKELVADNPEQRLVADSLSFFVKSRLDILTHLVEEKKQGKQVTLAQLEEGKNYMDSCRVMIARFIDAEEVLLDKRANELNKSSFYTSIFIVIAAIFSLLITIIFYLRIRTDFNQREKLQQSLKDKDKEIGRRLKVTQRIANQIAGGDYTVNDVEQDDLGSLGGSLNQMARALQRSFDDLNNNEWRQTGLAKLNEVLVGNKTEDILVSDSLNQLITYGNCTNGAFYLWESEQIVLKYAYGLEKNIVKTLAPGEGMVGQVFKEGKVKRFENLNNNDYIVSFASGQLRIGHVLLLPVFVDYHCIGVIELGSINPFENVKLPFFIEATRNIGIAVAAAKSRDQVQQLLEETQTQTEELQAQHAELENLNTELEAQTQKLQSSEEELRVQQEELVQSNQELEERSKLLEEKNHLIAERNLEIQHKAEELALSTKYKSEFLANMSHELRTPLNSILLLSRLMSEDTDGNLNEDQIESAKVIQSSGTSLLSLIDEILDLSKIESGKMELDYQLVKLNDIKHDLKSLFLPIVKEKSLELDIILPTDISESLETDRLRLDQILRNLLSNAIKFTASGTITLTITEDFDNMIFAVKDTGIGIAEEKQKVIFEAFQQADGSTRRKFGGTGLGLSISREIARLLGGKILLVSKEGAGSTFTLILPKTKIADTVKPTSEELIDIIASDVNEIVTMVAQSPNSNVVYDIPEEVEDDRDNIVKGDKVILIVEDDTNFAKALLKYTRQQQYKGVVVVRGDIAAEFAARYLPLAILLDIQLPIKDGWQVMDEIKNNPTTRHIPVHIMSSLHVKKESLLKGAIDFINKPVAIEQLGQMFKKIEEALTRYPKKVLIVEENPKHASALSYFLSNFNIVAEIKTNVDESVQALSSDSVNCVILDMGVPDKIGYETLEAIKNNAGLENLPIIIFTGKNLSHAEEVKIKQYADSIVIKTAHSYQRILDEVGLFLHLVEEKTADVQKRKANKLGSLNEVLTGKKVLIADDDVRNIFSLSKALEKYQMQIISATNGKEALVQLDNHPDVSIVLMDMMMPEMDGYETTRLIRKNPQYTKLPIMAVTAKAMTGDREKCIVAGASDYISKPVDTDQLLSLLRVWLYDN is encoded by the coding sequence ATGTCTAAACCCTTTTTAAGAAATCTACAGATTGGCTTCGGATTTTCCTTGCTGCTGTTATTAACAAGTTCCACAGCGTCTTATATCAGTATAAAAGAACAGATCAACAGTCGTACGAAAGTTGATCATAGTCGCCGTGTTATAGCTTCGGCTAACCGTATCCTCAGTAACCTACAAAATGCAGAGACAGGCCAAAGGGGCTATCACCTTACTGGCAAAGAATCTTTTTTAGCCCCTTATCAAAATAGTTTAGAGCTGTTGCCACAATCTCTAAATCGGACTAAAGAACTGGTTGCTGATAATCCAGAGCAAAGATTAGTCGCTGACAGTCTTTCTTTTTTTGTAAAATCACGATTGGATATCTTAACGCATCTTGTAGAAGAAAAAAAACAAGGTAAGCAAGTGACCTTAGCTCAATTGGAAGAGGGTAAAAATTATATGGATAGTTGTAGGGTCATGATTGCCCGTTTCATCGATGCCGAGGAAGTATTGTTGGATAAGCGTGCTAATGAACTGAACAAATCGTCTTTCTATACTTCTATTTTTATAGTTATCGCAGCGATTTTTTCATTGCTGATTACCATCATATTTTACTTGCGCATCCGTACAGATTTCAATCAACGGGAAAAATTGCAACAATCATTGAAAGATAAGGATAAAGAGATAGGCCGACGGTTGAAAGTAACGCAACGAATTGCCAACCAGATAGCTGGAGGAGATTATACTGTCAATGACGTAGAACAAGATGATCTTGGAAGTTTAGGTGGCTCTTTAAATCAGATGGCACGCGCTCTTCAACGATCTTTTGACGATTTGAATAATAACGAATGGCGACAAACGGGACTAGCCAAGCTCAATGAAGTTCTTGTAGGAAATAAAACGGAAGATATTTTAGTGTCAGATTCTCTAAATCAGCTCATCACCTATGGCAACTGTACAAATGGTGCTTTTTATTTATGGGAGTCAGAGCAGATTGTCTTGAAGTATGCATATGGTCTGGAAAAAAATATAGTTAAAACGCTAGCACCTGGGGAAGGAATGGTTGGGCAGGTTTTTAAAGAAGGTAAGGTGAAACGCTTTGAAAATCTTAATAATAACGATTATATCGTGAGTTTTGCAAGTGGGCAGTTGCGGATAGGTCATGTGCTTTTATTACCTGTGTTTGTTGATTACCATTGTATAGGTGTAATCGAGTTGGGATCTATAAACCCTTTTGAAAATGTGAAATTACCATTTTTTATAGAGGCTACCCGAAATATAGGTATTGCAGTTGCTGCTGCTAAAAGCCGTGATCAGGTGCAACAACTTTTAGAAGAAACGCAAACACAGACAGAAGAACTACAGGCTCAACATGCAGAACTGGAAAATTTAAATACAGAACTCGAAGCGCAAACTCAAAAACTTCAGTCCTCCGAAGAGGAATTGCGTGTTCAGCAAGAGGAACTCGTTCAGTCTAATCAAGAGCTGGAAGAGCGTTCCAAATTGCTGGAAGAAAAAAATCATCTCATTGCAGAACGAAACCTAGAGATACAACATAAAGCAGAAGAGCTGGCCCTGAGTACAAAATATAAGTCCGAATTCTTAGCCAATATGTCGCATGAACTCAGGACTCCTTTGAATTCGATCCTTCTTCTATCACGACTGATGTCGGAAGACACTGATGGCAATCTGAATGAAGATCAGATTGAATCGGCTAAAGTGATCCAAAGTTCGGGAACGAGTCTCTTGAGTCTGATTGATGAGATATTGGATCTATCAAAGATAGAGTCTGGTAAGATGGAGCTCGATTATCAACTGGTAAAATTAAACGATATCAAACATGATTTGAAAAGTTTATTTTTACCTATTGTTAAAGAAAAATCTCTCGAACTTGATATCATTTTGCCTACTGATATATCTGAATCACTTGAAACTGATCGGTTAAGACTTGATCAGATCCTGAGAAATTTGTTGTCCAATGCCATTAAGTTTACAGCCAGTGGTACAATTACACTTACAATTACAGAAGATTTCGATAACATGATTTTTGCTGTTAAGGATACAGGAATAGGGATAGCAGAGGAAAAACAAAAGGTAATATTTGAAGCTTTTCAACAGGCAGATGGATCTACACGTCGTAAATTTGGCGGTACTGGATTGGGACTTTCAATCAGTAGGGAAATAGCGCGATTATTGGGTGGAAAGATTTTATTGGTCAGTAAAGAAGGAGCAGGCAGTACGTTCACTTTGATTTTACCAAAAACGAAAATAGCCGATACAGTAAAACCAACTTCCGAGGAACTGATAGATATCATTGCCTCAGATGTCAATGAGATTGTAACCATGGTGGCCCAATCACCAAATAGTAATGTGGTATATGACATCCCAGAAGAAGTGGAGGATGATCGAGATAATATTGTGAAGGGTGATAAGGTAATTCTTATCGTAGAGGATGATACCAATTTTGCCAAAGCGTTGTTAAAATATACGCGCCAGCAGCAATATAAGGGAGTGGTTGTCGTTAGGGGTGATATTGCTGCTGAATTTGCTGCACGGTACCTTCCATTGGCCATTCTATTAGACATCCAATTACCAATTAAAGATGGTTGGCAAGTGATGGATGAAATAAAAAATAATCCAACGACTCGCCATATTCCGGTCCATATTATGTCATCATTACATGTCAAGAAAGAAAGTTTACTGAAAGGAGCTATTGATTTTATCAATAAACCCGTTGCTATCGAGCAGCTCGGGCAGATGTTTAAAAAAATAGAAGAAGCATTGACACGTTATCCGAAAAAGGTGCTCATCGTAGAGGAGAACCCTAAACATGCCTCTGCTCTTTCTTACTTTCTGAGTAACTTTAATATAGTTGCAGAAATCAAAACAAATGTGGATGAAAGTGTTCAAGCACTAAGCTCGGATTCCGTCAACTGTGTAATCTTGGATATGGGCGTGCCCGACAAGATTGGTTATGAAACGCTAGAAGCAATTAAAAATAATGCAGGTCTAGAAAATTTACCGATTATCATTTTCACTGGAAAAAACCTGTCCCATGCAGAGGAAGTAAAAATAAAACAATACGCCGATTCTATTGTAATAAAAACGGCTCATTCTTATCAGCGGATTTTAGATGAAGTGGGACTTTTTCTACACTTGGTGGAAGAAAAGACAGCTGATGTGCAAAAAAGGAAAGCGAATAAATTGGGTTCCTTAAATGAGGTTTTAACTGGTAAGAAGGTGTTGATTGCTGATGATGATGTTCGGAATATATTTTCGCTTTCGAAAGCTTTGGAGAAATATCAAATGCAGATTATTTCGGCCACAAATGGAAAAGAAGCATTAGTGCAACTGGACAACCATCCCGATGTATCGATAGTGCTGATGGATATGATGATGCCGGAGATGGATGGTTATGAAACGACCAGGCTGATTCGCAAAAATCCGCAATATACCAAATTGCCGATAATGGCCGTGACAGCAAAAGCAATGACAGGTGACCGGGAGAAATGCATTGTGGCGGGAGCTTCAGATTATATTTCTAAACCTGTAGATACCGACCAATTGCTATCTTTATTGCGTGTATGGTTGTATGATAATTAA
- a CDS encoding response regulator → MKQAKVILVIDDDNRNIFALRLALKSRGYQALASSSAREGLAILASNRDIDIVLMDMMMPDMDGYEAIREIKTSSIFGNTPVIAVTAQAMQGDREKCIEAGAREYVSKPIDLDKLVMIIEQAC, encoded by the coding sequence ATGAAACAAGCTAAGGTTATATTGGTTATTGATGATGACAATCGTAACATCTTTGCATTGCGGCTGGCGCTAAAGTCGAGGGGATATCAAGCGCTCGCGAGTAGCAGTGCTAGAGAGGGACTTGCCATATTGGCTTCCAATAGGGATATTGACATTGTACTCATGGACATGATGATGCCCGATATGGATGGTTATGAAGCCATTCGGGAGATAAAAACTTCGAGTATTTTCGGTAATACGCCTGTGATTGCTGTCACGGCACAAGCCATGCAGGGCGACCGGGAAAAGTGTATTGAAGCAGGTGCACGTGAATATGTTTCCAAACCCATAGATTTAGACAAATTAGTCATGATAATTGAACAAGCTTGTTAG
- a CDS encoding CheR family methyltransferase translates to MWEPNIIKNEEIDLLLTDVADRYGYDFTQYSKASLKRRLNRLCLIDKFTSFAELRYTVLNQPEYLQRFVEEITVNVTEMFRDPNFYKSLREEVFPRLGTYPFIRIWVAGCSTGEEAYSIAILLKEAKLYHKSLIYATDINPGVLERASKGIFPISQMQQYSENYRLSGGIEDFSKYYTANYDSVKFHGDLKEKMVFSTHNLVSDSSFNAFQLILCRNVLIYFDKELQNNVFNLFDVSLDTFGYLALGSKETIRFSNLEQQYRPIGQSRIWRKNKVI, encoded by the coding sequence ATGTGGGAACCGAATATAATCAAAAATGAAGAGATCGACCTTCTCTTGACGGATGTCGCCGATCGATATGGGTATGACTTTACACAATATAGTAAGGCTTCATTGAAGAGACGCTTAAACAGACTTTGCCTTATTGATAAATTCACCAGTTTTGCTGAGTTACGTTATACTGTATTGAACCAACCAGAATATTTACAGCGGTTCGTTGAAGAGATTACGGTCAATGTTACGGAGATGTTTCGCGACCCTAATTTTTATAAGTCTTTGCGTGAAGAAGTATTTCCGAGATTAGGTACGTATCCATTTATACGGATTTGGGTGGCTGGATGCTCTACCGGAGAGGAGGCCTACTCGATAGCAATTTTACTGAAAGAAGCTAAATTGTATCATAAATCATTGATTTATGCTACGGATATCAATCCAGGGGTATTAGAGCGCGCAAGTAAGGGAATCTTTCCGATTAGCCAGATGCAACAGTATTCAGAAAATTATAGACTTTCAGGTGGAATAGAAGACTTTTCAAAGTATTATACAGCAAATTACGACTCCGTAAAATTTCATGGTGACTTAAAGGAAAAGATGGTTTTTTCAACACACAATTTAGTGTCCGATTCTTCTTTCAATGCCTTTCAGCTCATCCTTTGTCGCAATGTGCTCATTTATTTTGATAAAGAATTACAAAATAATGTTTTTAATCTATTTGATGTAAGTCTTGATACATTTGGTTATTTAGCCTTGGGGTCGAAAGAAACGATTCGTTTTTCCAATTTAGAACAACAGTACAGACCAATCGGTCAGTCGCGAATTTGGCGAAAAAATAAAGTCATCTAA
- a CDS encoding chemotaxis protein CheB, producing the protein MVKNRRILVIGGSAGCLKVLLEVLPDLELGLPFPIVIIVHRKPHPDSVLTKLLANSTAMEVIEVEDKETIMPGCIYIVPPDYHMLFENETLVSLDFSEKINFSRPSIDITFRSAAEIYKENTIALLLSGANADGVKGLQQIKNYRGLVVIQDPITAEIDYMPKQAALNVAVDFILKPEEIAAFINGLSTYR; encoded by the coding sequence ATGGTAAAGAATAGGCGTATATTGGTGATTGGAGGATCTGCAGGATGTCTGAAAGTATTATTAGAGGTATTACCAGACTTGGAGTTAGGTTTGCCATTTCCAATTGTCATTATTGTCCATCGTAAGCCTCATCCGGATTCTGTATTGACCAAATTATTGGCGAATAGTACAGCAATGGAGGTGATCGAGGTAGAAGATAAGGAGACAATCATGCCGGGGTGTATCTATATAGTTCCACCTGATTATCATATGCTCTTTGAAAACGAGACGCTCGTTTCGTTAGATTTTTCGGAAAAGATTAATTTCTCACGTCCTTCTATTGATATTACTTTCCGATCTGCAGCTGAGATTTATAAAGAAAATACAATCGCACTGCTTTTATCGGGTGCAAATGCAGACGGAGTAAAGGGTTTACAACAGATTAAAAACTATCGCGGGTTGGTTGTTATTCAGGATCCTATAACAGCCGAAATTGATTATATGCCAAAGCAGGCTGCTTTGAATGTAGCTGTTGATTTTATATTAAAGCCTGAAGAAATTGCGGCTTTTATCAACGGATTGAGTACTTACCGCTGA
- a CDS encoding response regulator: MGNKKILLFDDDVNILEVCTIILESSGYQVATSQTSHDIIEKVTEILPDLILMDNWIPEIGGIKATQLVKNHPDFKHIPVIYVSANSDIHLLAEEAGADSYLEKPFNLDDLENQVKLMLDTEKH; this comes from the coding sequence ATGGGAAATAAAAAGATATTACTCTTTGACGACGATGTAAATATTTTAGAGGTATGCACGATTATTTTGGAAAGTTCTGGATATCAAGTAGCAACCTCCCAGACTTCGCACGATATTATCGAAAAAGTAACAGAAATTCTTCCAGACCTTATTTTAATGGACAATTGGATTCCAGAAATTGGAGGTATAAAGGCGACTCAACTTGTGAAAAATCACCCCGATTTTAAACACATACCAGTCATCTATGTTTCTGCAAATAGTGATATTCATCTACTTGCAGAAGAAGCAGGAGCAGACAGCTATCTTGAAAAACCATTTAATTTGGATGACTTGGAGAACCAGGTAAAGCTTATGTTGGACACTGAAAAGCATTAA
- a CDS encoding ferritin-like domain-containing protein, translating into MARKNKEGNMPNAHLHELFVDELKDILGAEKQLLKGLKKLSAAAKSDTLKKAFETHYEQTEGHIERLKSVFSSLDMTARGKKCKAMEGLLNEADEILEEFQDSPEVLDAALIAAAQKVEHYEIASYGCLVTYARLMEHSEAEGLLASTLEEEKETDVLLTEIAMSEANVGQSVD; encoded by the coding sequence ATGGCTAGAAAAAATAAAGAAGGCAATATGCCTAACGCCCATCTCCACGAATTATTTGTAGACGAATTGAAAGATATTCTAGGAGCGGAAAAGCAGCTTCTCAAAGGGCTTAAAAAACTATCTGCTGCTGCAAAAAGCGATACACTAAAAAAAGCATTCGAAACACATTATGAACAAACCGAAGGGCATATTGAGCGTTTGAAATCAGTTTTTTCAAGTTTAGACATGACTGCTCGGGGTAAAAAGTGTAAGGCAATGGAAGGACTTTTGAATGAGGCAGATGAAATTTTGGAGGAATTCCAAGATAGTCCTGAAGTATTAGATGCCGCACTGATTGCTGCAGCCCAAAAAGTTGAACATTATGAAATTGCGAGTTATGGCTGTTTAGTAACATATGCTAGATTGATGGAACATAGCGAAGCTGAAGGACTTTTGGCTTCTACCTTAGAAGAAGAAAAGGAAACGGATGTTTTATTGACCGAAATTGCTATGAGCGAGGCCAATGTCGGCCAATCGGTGGATTAA
- a CDS encoding MFS transporter: protein MEQNTTLHTNNNTIANQVTKKKSDFPLFQLLILNMVGFVAVMTETMPAGLLPLMARDLNISAGAAGQFISIFALGSVVAGVPIISATAHWPRKKVLLFAIFGYLVFNAATSSTTNYYIMLLTRFCGGMAAGVAWGLLVGYAKRLVSPQQTGKAIALVSSSIPLALAMGVPFATWLGLHFGWYGAFWLVTAVTAVLLVAIVFFIEDFPGSTKAKKRESSFKIFKNKEISKIFLILFLWMVTHYSLYTYLGYYLRQYDLESNLDIFMLIFGFSALLGVLIIGLLVDRFLNKLIFICLTLYIIASIFLLLGIYSSLFIYIGIILWGISFGGVPTLLQKRLADESQENSDVAQSMYATIFNSAIAGGAFIGAIILNIFGPLMLAAAITLMGIIKFLITYADKKNEYKEI from the coding sequence ATGGAACAAAATACAACTCTTCACACTAATAATAATACGATAGCTAATCAGGTAACGAAAAAAAAATCCGACTTTCCTCTTTTTCAACTACTAATTCTTAATATGGTTGGTTTTGTCGCTGTTATGACGGAAACAATGCCAGCTGGTCTGTTGCCATTAATGGCCAGAGATCTAAATATTTCTGCTGGAGCAGCCGGACAATTTATTTCCATTTTCGCACTTGGTTCAGTCGTAGCTGGTGTTCCTATAATCTCTGCTACCGCACATTGGCCAAGAAAAAAAGTGCTATTATTCGCAATTTTTGGATATCTAGTATTTAATGCCGCAACATCCTCAACGACAAACTATTATATCATGTTATTGACCAGGTTTTGTGGTGGTATGGCTGCAGGCGTAGCTTGGGGCCTATTAGTAGGTTACGCAAAGAGGCTTGTTAGCCCACAGCAAACGGGAAAAGCAATAGCGCTGGTTAGCTCGAGCATCCCACTAGCACTAGCTATGGGCGTTCCATTTGCGACTTGGCTAGGCTTACATTTTGGGTGGTATGGTGCATTTTGGCTTGTTACAGCAGTAACAGCTGTACTATTAGTGGCGATAGTCTTCTTTATTGAGGATTTTCCTGGTTCTACGAAAGCAAAGAAAAGGGAAAGTTCCTTTAAAATCTTTAAGAACAAAGAAATAAGTAAAATCTTTCTCATCTTATTTTTGTGGATGGTAACGCATTATTCGCTTTATACCTACTTAGGTTATTATCTACGTCAATATGATTTAGAATCAAATTTAGATATCTTTATGTTAATCTTTGGATTTTCGGCACTATTGGGTGTTCTAATTATAGGTCTTCTAGTGGATAGATTTTTAAATAAATTAATCTTTATTTGTCTTACACTATACATAATAGCCTCTATATTTTTGCTCCTGGGTATTTACTCATCTCTATTTATTTATATCGGTATCATCTTATGGGGCATTTCTTTTGGGGGAGTTCCAACATTACTTCAAAAAAGATTGGCTGATGAATCACAAGAAAATTCTGATGTCGCACAATCCATGTATGCTACAATCTTTAATTCAGCAATTGCAGGAGGTGCATTTATAGGTGCAATAATTCTAAATATCTTTGGGCCTTTAATGTTAGCAGCAGCAATTACTTTAATGGGGATAATCAAGTTTTTAATAACTTACGCCGATAAAAAAAATGAATACAAAGAGATTTAA
- a CDS encoding AraC family transcriptional regulator yields MINNVKYRPIEAYLLSAENSFKDVSVNFFNFIYVISGSGDHYYNGNAYAFKAGYFMVSTPDKGHQFKMTERVEFLIMQFHINTIIHYPWKSIKDLDRLLFNSSQTSGKINFSENDSQLVIFFVNGLISNLKDKSLYYRELNMSYIDSLIFIVARSLSSMKPAGFSENTENKIEDVLNYIEENIHYPKKLTIQQICSSLQITPNYFSTYFKKNCGINFQKYINDYRLRLIEHRLKYSDKRVGEIAEEFGFVDESHINKFFKKQRGMNMSSFKMLLFKNK; encoded by the coding sequence ATGATAAATAATGTTAAATATAGACCGATAGAAGCTTATTTACTAAGTGCAGAAAATTCGTTTAAGGATGTCTCTGTTAATTTTTTTAATTTTATTTACGTTATTTCAGGTAGCGGTGACCATTATTATAATGGCAATGCGTACGCATTTAAGGCTGGGTATTTTATGGTATCTACCCCTGATAAAGGACATCAGTTCAAAATGACTGAAAGGGTCGAGTTTTTAATCATGCAGTTTCATATCAATACAATTATTCACTATCCATGGAAGTCAATTAAAGATCTAGACCGATTACTTTTCAATTCATCACAAACTTCTGGGAAAATAAATTTTTCTGAAAATGACAGTCAACTTGTAATTTTTTTTGTTAATGGGCTGATTTCAAACCTGAAAGATAAATCTCTTTATTATAGAGAGTTAAATATGTCATATATTGATTCTCTTATTTTTATTGTTGCCAGATCTCTCTCTAGTATGAAACCTGCTGGCTTTTCAGAAAATACCGAAAATAAAATCGAAGATGTTTTAAATTATATTGAAGAAAATATTCATTATCCTAAAAAACTAACTATACAACAAATTTGTTCTTCGTTGCAGATCACACCCAATTATTTCAGCACATACTTTAAAAAAAATTGTGGTATTAATTTTCAAAAATATATCAACGATTATAGGCTACGTCTCATTGAACATCGTTTAAAATATAGTGATAAAAGAGTTGGTGAGATAGCCGAGGAATTTGGTTTTGTTGATGAGAGTCATATAAATAAATTTTTCAAAAAGCAGCGAGGTATGAATATGTCATCGTTTAAAATGTTGCTTTTTAAAAATAAATAA
- a CDS encoding FAD/NAD(P)-binding protein has product MENQKSRSIALIGGGPAALFMLKEIVNQNLSVESIYIFEKNERLGVGMPYGKYGACNEHLANVSANEIPTLISDIPSYLSRYPIDDFPDYYLNGEFNPDQVLPRLLLGNYLENQFHEYIKLAVKHKIKVNVFTESAVIDLVYDSEKENYTVVITDDKEYEAEIVVLCTGHHWPITFEGQTKGWYDSPYPPSKFNQPTNFPVAIKGASLTAVDAVKTLSRLNGRYIHEDDKISYVLNEGSENFSIHLFSTGGYLPALRFHSEEEPYEVSWSMTLEEIYDYKEKNNGFVELDYVFNRNFKYPLKERDPACYEKIKDMTIEEFVEEMLTIRKELDSFTLFRAEYLEAKKSINRRQSISWKEILSAFSYAMNYPAKHFSAEDMLRLRKVLMPLISVIIASLPQESYKEIIALYEAGVIDHIKVDKESHVDSHKDGGAIYRFIDTGGKKHDLHYQLYIDGTGQQPLEFNDLPFEGLKNNGLISTGYLNFRNRDEGLKYFNEKGLNVKKDSNQGFYMQVKGLSINDHFQALDSFGNATKNLFIMAVPFIGGLNPDYSGLDFCDTASERIVKFIKNN; this is encoded by the coding sequence ATGGAAAATCAAAAATCAAGATCGATTGCACTAATAGGTGGGGGACCCGCGGCTTTATTTATGTTAAAGGAGATTGTCAATCAAAATCTTTCGGTTGAAAGTATCTATATTTTTGAAAAAAATGAGCGGTTGGGAGTTGGTATGCCCTATGGTAAATATGGGGCGTGCAATGAACATCTCGCTAACGTTTCTGCTAATGAAATTCCAACATTAATTTCCGATATTCCTTCTTATTTGTCCAGATATCCAATTGATGATTTTCCAGATTACTATTTAAATGGCGAATTCAATCCAGATCAGGTTTTACCAAGACTTCTTTTGGGAAATTATCTCGAAAACCAATTTCACGAATATATTAAGTTGGCCGTAAAACATAAGATAAAGGTAAATGTTTTTACAGAATCTGCTGTTATTGACCTCGTATATGACAGTGAAAAAGAAAACTACACGGTGGTTATTACAGATGATAAAGAATATGAAGCCGAAATCGTTGTGTTATGCACAGGGCATCATTGGCCGATAACTTTTGAGGGACAAACAAAAGGATGGTATGATTCTCCTTATCCACCATCAAAATTTAATCAACCGACAAATTTTCCCGTCGCTATTAAAGGAGCCTCTCTTACTGCTGTGGATGCCGTCAAAACCTTGTCACGTTTGAATGGTCGTTATATCCATGAAGATGATAAAATCAGCTATGTTCTGAATGAAGGTTCCGAAAACTTTTCTATACATTTATTTTCAACTGGAGGCTATCTTCCTGCATTGAGATTTCATTCAGAAGAAGAACCATACGAAGTTTCCTGGTCAATGACACTGGAAGAGATATATGATTATAAGGAGAAAAATAACGGTTTTGTTGAGCTGGATTACGTTTTTAATAGAAATTTCAAATACCCACTTAAGGAAAGAGACCCAGCATGCTATGAGAAGATAAAAGATATGACGATTGAGGAGTTTGTAGAAGAAATGTTGACGATTAGAAAAGAGCTCGACAGTTTTACTCTTTTTAGAGCGGAATATTTAGAGGCGAAAAAATCCATTAACAGGAGACAGTCTATATCCTGGAAAGAAATATTGTCTGCCTTTAGCTATGCTATGAATTATCCTGCCAAACACTTTTCAGCAGAAGATATGCTCAGATTACGCAAAGTTTTAATGCCTCTTATCAGTGTTATCATTGCGTCTTTGCCACAGGAATCGTACAAAGAGATTATTGCTTTATATGAAGCTGGTGTAATTGATCATATTAAAGTTGATAAAGAAAGCCATGTTGATTCCCATAAAGATGGAGGTGCAATCTATCGTTTTATTGATACGGGAGGGAAGAAACATGATCTACATTACCAACTATATATTGATGGAACCGGACAACAGCCGCTGGAATTTAACGATTTGCCATTTGAAGGACTTAAAAATAATGGATTGATCAGTACAGGATATCTAAATTTCAGGAATAGGGATGAAGGGCTAAAATATTTTAACGAAAAAGGCCTAAATGTAAAGAAAGATAGTAACCAAGGTTTCTATATGCAGGTAAAGGGTTTAAGTATAAATGACCATTTTCAAGCACTTGACTCCTTTGGAAATGCGACTAAAAATTTATTTATTATGGCAGTGCCATTCATTGGTGGTCTGAATCCGGATTATTCCGGACTTGACTTTTGCGATACAGCAAGTGAGAGAATTGTAAAGTTTATAAAGAACAATTAA
- a CDS encoding fibronectin type III domain-containing protein translates to MRKKKVILDYSLVSDDEFNTMVGKVMDCLEGHAILVDLPVSLVELKAQADDYKAKWQKASRGGSVLEIAEKNDSKKAVSRQLKNIAFYVNTVADGSRSILLSSGLILESDPKSSQIPGMVQEVVLVDGKQRNQLQVKFKPLREAILYEYQIAGTLDAFDQPVWGEMLQTSTSYANIFSPVQPGFTYYLRVRARNKRGIGDWCDAVSLTAR, encoded by the coding sequence ATGAGAAAGAAAAAAGTAATCTTGGACTACTCGTTGGTCAGTGACGATGAGTTCAATACGATGGTGGGTAAAGTAATGGACTGTTTGGAAGGACATGCTATTTTGGTCGATCTGCCGGTGAGTCTGGTGGAGCTGAAAGCACAGGCGGATGACTATAAGGCGAAATGGCAGAAAGCGAGCCGCGGTGGTAGCGTACTGGAAATAGCAGAAAAGAATGATAGTAAGAAGGCGGTATCACGACAGTTGAAAAACATCGCTTTTTATGTCAATACGGTGGCTGATGGTTCGCGCTCTATTTTGCTGAGCTCGGGGCTGATCTTGGAGAGTGATCCAAAAAGCTCGCAAATACCAGGAATGGTGCAAGAGGTGGTACTGGTCGATGGAAAGCAGCGTAATCAGTTGCAGGTCAAGTTCAAACCATTGAGAGAAGCTATTTTATACGAATATCAGATAGCAGGTACCTTGGATGCTTTTGATCAGCCGGTATGGGGAGAGATGTTGCAGACCAGTACGAGTTATGCTAATATATTCTCGCCGGTGCAGCCCGGTTTTACCTATTACTTGCGTGTGCGTGCCCGTAATAAAAGGGGAATAGGGGATTGGTGCGATGCGGTGAGCCTTACAGCACGATGA